The DNA region TCGAATTTGACGCCCACCTTTCCCGCGCCAAGGCCGAACGCATCGCCTGGGCGGATGTGTTCGGCACCGACACGCCGATGGAGACGATCCGATGAGCAAGCCCTTCGACCGAGCCAAGTTCAACAAGGTGCTGTCCCTCGCCGAGTCCGACCACGACGCCGAAGCCCTGGCCGCTGTCCGCAAGGCGGCTGCCATGGCTCGCGCGGCTGGCCTGTCGCTGGGGGAGGCCGTGAACGGCCCCGACACAGAAGGCGGCACCGTCTCCACCTTGCGCATGATGGTGATGGAGGCCGAGCTTGCCGCCGCCCGCCGGGAGATCGCCGAGCTTCGGCGCAAGACTTCCGGGGGTGGTGACGACGCCACGTTCGAGCGTGGGTTCCAGGCTGGGCAGCGTTACGGTGCCGACCGCGCGGCGGCTGACCTTCGGGAACAGGCGTTCCGCCGGGTGAAGGAATTGGAGGCCGAGCTTGAAGCCTTCCGCGCACCGCTGGATTGGGTGGACGTCGCCGAACGCTACTACACCAAGTTCCGCCGGGGGGTGAATGCGGCCTTTGCCAAGGGGCTGCTGTACCGCGCCAGCGTCAACAAGCTGATGCCGGCCGATCAAGCGGAGTTGCGGAAGTTCGCCGCAACGGTTGAACGGAAGGCCAAGCGGGCAAAGGCCAGCACCGCAGAACATGCAGCGCCATAGTACGCAACCCGACACCAACCGTATAGCCTAGGACGAAGCGCTCAGTCCTTCTCAGTTATCGCTGGATATTATTGAATATCCCGGAATATTTCAGAAAACATAGATTAACAGGATTTTCCAACTCTATTTGACTGTTACGATATTTCGGCGGAATTTGCCAGTGAAACGGCAAGGGACCGCGCGAATGCTTACCGGCATCAAGGCGCTTTTCGGGGTTAGCGAGCGGAAAGACGTTGGTGGATACGAAGTCCTGACCGGCGGCACTTTGCCGACCGCTGCGGGGGTATCCGTTTCTCCCGAAACCGCCATGCGCTGTTCGGTCTCCTTCGCTTGCATCAAGGTCATTGCCGAGACCATCGAGCAACTGACGCCGCACCTGTACCGCCGGAAAGGCGACGACCGGGAGCGCGCCACCGACCATCCCCTTTATGCCCTGGTGACGAAGGCCCCGAACGACTGGACCCCTGCCAGCGAGTTCCGCCTTGTGCTGGGAACCCACTTCGCCACCCACGGCAACGCCTACGCCTTCGTGAACCGCGACGCCGCCGGCCGGGTGGTGGAGTTGATCCCGCTCGACGCGCGGGCCGTTTCCGTTCGCCAAGACCCGCGCACCATGGCCCCGGTCTACACGGTCGCCACCGGCAACACGGCGCTGCCCGCCCGCGAATACGACCGATCCGAGATCCTGCACATCCGGGGCGTGGGGCTGGACACCTACAAGGGTGCGTCCCCCGTCACGCTGGGCCGGGAAGCTATCGGCCTGTCGCTCACGCTGGAGAAGCATTGCGGTTCGCTATTCGGTCGCGGCGCCAAACCTTCGGGCATTCTCAAGGTCAAGGGCAAGAAGACGCCCGAGGCGTTGCAGCGCATCCGATCCCTGTTCACCCGCTTCTATTCGGGAGCCGACGCCGAACACCGGACGATGATGTTCGATGACGACATGGACTTCACCCAAATCCAACTGACATCGGTGGATAGCCAAACGCTCGAAATGCGCCGCTTTCAGGTGGAGGAAATCAGCCGCTTTTGGCGGGTGCCGCTGCATTTGGTCAATGAAATGGACCGCGCCACCCACGCCAACGCCGAGAGCATGGGCATGCAGTTCCTGACCTTCTGCATGCTGCCGATCCTGCGCCTGTGGTGCGACGCGATGGCGATCACGCTGCTCACCCCCGAGGAGCGGGACACCCTGTATTTCGAGTTCGAGGTGAACGACCTCGCCCGCGCCGACATCGCCGCCCGGTTCGAGGCGATGAGCAAGGCGATTTCCGCCGGCATCCTGAACCCCAACGAAGCCCGCACCATGGAGAACCGCCCACCCTACG from Azospirillum thiophilum includes:
- a CDS encoding phage portal protein; protein product: MLTGIKALFGVSERKDVGGYEVLTGGTLPTAAGVSVSPETAMRCSVSFACIKVIAETIEQLTPHLYRRKGDDRERATDHPLYALVTKAPNDWTPASEFRLVLGTHFATHGNAYAFVNRDAAGRVVELIPLDARAVSVRQDPRTMAPVYTVATGNTALPAREYDRSEILHIRGVGLDTYKGASPVTLGREAIGLSLTLEKHCGSLFGRGAKPSGILKVKGKKTPEALQRIRSLFTRFYSGADAEHRTMMFDDDMDFTQIQLTSVDSQTLEMRRFQVEEISRFWRVPLHLVNEMDRATHANAESMGMQFLTFCMLPILRLWCDAMAITLLTPEERDTLYFEFEVNDLARADIAARFEAMSKAISAGILNPNEARTMENRPPYAGGETFMRPVNTAPAPTTGAAAEPSTELPHA